A genomic stretch from Asterias rubens chromosome 7, eAstRub1.3, whole genome shotgun sequence includes:
- the LOC117292500 gene encoding uncharacterized protein LOC117292500: MLGNPQDCFGSTVPGGSSESSSLTHQAGHACSSSEIQAYTTLDYPISDPEVSDEASDSDVSFKPSDDEETNDEFVPESSDELSSSRPVSPIFFPRRRNPNGGAETEGAGSQSSVQASRNSQPTTSTLQDGDVSSSAGSSMEIQVFTTSNNDGRSYDKPQYCSFCSMPQKKLPRHLKTPQHKDESDVQKWLATDDKKEKDRQLSLMRNYGNYQHNCAVLKEGKGILIVVYRPAYQVNPHDYLPCQDCYGYYAKHDLWKHRCSQRREEESGDNDNSKTKKRFGLCKASRMMLPTTPGVSQRTHEILTRMNNDSIARIAKSDPLIKRFADKLTMKHGHSTDQETYIRQRVREISRLVIEYRTITDKRSAELEDLICPANFTDVTRATRSTAGFNEETHLYTTPSLALKIGHTLKVCAEILRGEALMNGDEVSEKQCRSFISLYSLHWEESVSHHALRSLNDAKRNNPKLLPLTEDVVKLSKYLKEEVKSSEKQLLKADGPEGGKCWKRLAEALLAQIVVFNRKRPGEVSKMSLNDFSKCSNGEDCIMEGALTEWEKALCRVLWRIEIVGKRSRTVAVLLTEDMKNALTSLTNKRAEASISVDNSYLFAHSGDGHIRACDCLREYSIKCGAKHPEYLRATRLRKQIATVSQIMNLKENELDVLANFLGHDIRTHRQYYRLPDSTLQIAKVSKVLMKMEKGDLRGLAGKSLADVEVDPNEEYNTDAESDQSESEGTDDHDDLLPSKVRKGKGADAARTQKVPTIKKPWSNKEKAAVADHLGFFIRARTVPTKAPIVALLKREPEAFAARTWRNVKDFVRNQTRKVDPMGFMKH; this comes from the exons ATGCTTGGGAATCCTCAAGATTGCTTTGGATCAACAGTTCCTGGAGGGAGTTCAGAATCATCTTCACTTACCCATCAGGCTGGACATGCATGTAGCTCATCTGAAATACAG GCGTACACCACTTTGGATTATCCTATTAGTGATCCTGAAGTGTCAGATGAAGCAAGTGACTCAGATGTCTCCTTCAAACCCTCAGATGATGAGGAGACCAATGATGAGTTTGTGCCCGAGTCCTCAGATGAGTTGTCTTCTTCACGACCAGTGAGcccaattttttttcccagaaggAGAAATCCTAATGGTGGCGCTGAAACTGAAGGTGCTGGAAGTCAGAGTTCTGTGCAAGCGAGTCGCAACTCACAGCCAACTACAAGTACCCTTCAGGATGGAGATGTTTCATCAAGTGCAGGCAGCTCAATGGAAATTCAAGTATTCACCACTTCCAATAATGATGGTCGTAGTTACGATAAACCTCAGTACTGTTCGTTTTGTTCAATGCCCCAGAAGAAACTACCTCGACACTTGAAAACTCCCCAGCATAAAGATGAATCCGATGTACAGAAATGGCTTGCAACAGATGACAAGAAAGAAAAGGACAGACAGTTATCACTAATGCGAAACTATGGTAACTATCAGCACAACTGTGCAGTTCTAAAAGAAGGAAAAGGTATCCTCATTGTTGTTTATCGGCCAGCTTATCAGGTTAACCCTCATGATTACCTGCCTTGTCAAGATTGCTACGGCTACTATGCCAAACATGACTTGTGGAAGCATAGGTGTAGCCAGCGAAGAGAAGAAGAATCGGGTGACAATGATAATAGCAAAACAAAGAAGCGCTTTGGTCTGTGCAAGGCAAGCAGAATGATGCTTCCAACAACGCCTGGTGTGTCACAAAGAACACATGAAATTCTTACGAGAATGAACAATGACAGCATAGCTCGAATAGCCAAGTCAGATCCTCTGATTAAAAGATTTGCTGATAAATTGACCATGAAGCACGGCCATAGTACAGATCAGGAAACCTACATCAGACAGCGAGTTAGGGAGATTTCAAGATTAGTTATTGAATACAGAACAATAACTGATAAGAGAAGTGCAGAACTGGAAGACCTTATCTGCCCTGCTAATTTCACAGATGTGACAAGAGCAACTAGAAGCACAGCAGGATTTAATGAAGAGACTCATCTGTATACCACACCGAGCTTGGCTCTGAAGATTGGTCACACCCTCAAAGTATGTGCAGAAATCCTTAGGGGAGAAGCCCTAATGAATGGAGATGAAGTCTCTGAAAAGCAGTGTAGAAGCTTCATTTCACTTTACTCCCTACATTGGGAGGAAAGTGTTAGTCATCACGCCTTGCGCAGCCTAAATGATGCCAAAAGAAATAACCCTAAACTGCTCCCTCTAACAGAAGATGTTGTCAAGCTTTCCAAGTATCTGAAGGAAGAAGTTAAATCATCAGAAAAACAGCTGTTGAAAGCAGATGGCCCAGAAGGTGGAAAATGTTGGAAGAGGCTTGCTGAAGCACTATTGGCACAAATAGTTGTGTTCAATAGGAAGCGCCCAGGTGAAGTATCTAAGATGTCTCTGAACGACTTCAGTAAGTGTTCTAATGGAGAAGACTGTATAATGGAAGGTGCCCTAACTGAATGGGAAAAAGCGTTGTGCCGGGTGTTGTGGAGGATAGAGATCGTAGGGAAACGGTCCAGAACAGTTGCTGTTCTCCTGACAGAAGACATGAAAAATGCATTGACTTCGCTGACAAACAAGCGAGCTGAAGCATCCATCTCTGTTGACAACTCGTACTTATTCGCCCATTCTGGAGATGGTCACATCAGAGCTTGCGATTGTCTGCGTGAGTATTCCATAAAGTGTGGAGCAAAGCATCCGGAGTACTTAAGAGCTACTCGCTTAAGGAAGCAAATTGCTACTGTTTCTCAAATAATGAATCTGAAGGAAAACGAGCTTGACGTCTTGGCTAACTTCCTCGGCCATGATATCCGCACCCATCGCCAATACTACAGGCTGCCAGATTCAACACTGCAGATAGCCAAAGTCTCAAAGGTGCTTATGAAAATGGAAAAGGGAGATTTGCGTGGTCTGGCTGGTAAAAGTCTTGCGGATGTCGAAGTGGATCCAAACGAAG AGTACAACACTGATGCAGAGTCGGATCAGTCAGAATCGGAAGGTACAGATGATCACGATGATTTGCTGCCATCTAAAGTGAGAAAAG GTAAAGGAGCTGATGCTGCCAGGACTCAGAAAGTACCTACAATTAAGAAGCCGTGGAGCAACAAAGAAAAGGCCGCGGTGGCAGATCATTTGGGTTTCTTCATTAGAGCCCGCACTGTTCCAACAAAGGCACCGATAGTGGCACTTCTAAAGCGAGAACCAGAAGCCTTCGCCGCAAGAACATGGAGAAATGTAAAAGATTTCGTAAGAAATCAAACAAGGAAAGTTGACCCAATGGGATTCATGAAGCATTAA